CGCGCGCGAGTTGAGGAAAGCCAAGGCGAAGCTACAGCAATAACCAACGTAGCTGCTGCCGATGCTCTTCGTATTCAGCAAACAATCATCGCGGCTGCAGGCGGTGCTGGACCAAATGCAATCGCGGCTCTGATCTGGGACATGATCAGGCAGTCGAATCTCACAACCTTGGGAGGTCAAGGACTCGGCATCATTGTCGATCCGAACAGCGGACGGCCAATGAATCCGTAAAGGTTACAAAAGTCTGGAATCTCCTTATTCTTCAACCCCCTTTTGGAAAGCCGCAAGGCCGACCAGAGGGGGTTGCTTTTTTATATTAAGTATGCTATAATTGAAGACAGAAGTGCGGCACAGGAGTGCCATTGAAAATCTTATACGGAGACGAAAATGACGCCTATTGGAAACAGCAGCAATAGCAACCATGCCCCACAACGCGGAGAGGGGTTCACATACGGTCGAGGGACACCAAACCCCGCCCAAACCAATAACGAAGAGTGGTGGAAGAGATTCCGAGATATGTTTCGAAGGGCAACCTTCTGGGGCAAGATCGGACTGCTCTTCCAGCTTTTCCGAGCCTTTCGGGCTTGGGTAAAGAAGGAATGGTGGGGCATCGCCCTCGACACGGCGGTGGTAACAACCATCCTGATTCTTGCTATGGGTTTAGCGACCCTCGGCATAAAGGACGGGAGTTCGGCGTTCACAACGGTAGCCATAAAGGGAGTCCTCATCGCGCTTGGCGCAGGAGCAGTGCTCTTCGGGGTATTACTCTTCCGCCGGCACCTCAAGTGGTGGCACCTTGGAATCGTGGCGACAATCATCGTCATGATTTTCTTCCTGCCATTCCACAGGATCGCACTCTGGATCCTCCATCCGATCCCCATGATATGGATCGTCGCAAGCCTCATGGCAATCGGCATTCACTTCTTCGGACCGGAAAAAGGTCTGCAGTGGAAGTGGAGAAAAAAATTGAAGCATCTTCCTAAGTGGAGGCTGAGGTTGCTGCCATTCGCGGCAGCAATCATTGCGACCATCGTGTACCTCGCATTTAGCAACTTCGCCTTATCGGATTTGGGGTTGTTAGTACTGGTCGTGGTGGGGTTGGTAGTTCTCATCGTTATCGCAAGGACAATCGTAAAGAAAGATGAGAAAAACAAGGTCTGGCCCATCGCGGGCAAGATCGTGCTGATGCTCGTCGGGCTCGTGGTGTTCAACTACATCGCGCTCGCGACCTGGTCATGGTGGAGGGTCCTCCGTCAGTACGAGGAGGTCTTCTGGGGAGTAAACGCCGCTCTGTTTGTGGCAATGCTCCTCACCCTGGTTACCACCGGGAAGGACGACAACAAGAAAACCCATCCGCTTGCGATCACGGGCATCAAGGTGTTCATGTTCCTTGCGATAGTGGGGTTTGCGTCGGCTCTATACAACTTCGCCGTGGCGCACAGCCTCGACGAAGAAAAGAAAGTCGCCATGAACTCAACCAAGCTCGTGACGGCCCCTCCTAAGGGAGAAAACGATGATTGGAGCGATCCAATCAAAGTTCCAAAAGGAGTGAGCCTACGATTCCAAGCCAAAGACGGGGAGAACTATTACTCCGTCAAAAATGAGAAAGGGGAAGAGAAGCAGTACAACCCGCAAGGGCAAAGCTGTTTCGACACCGCAGGCACCGCAATGCTAGACGCGGAGCAGTGCCTCGGCGACTCAGAGATCATCTGGTTCCAGTCAGGGACCGACGAATCGAAGGAGATGATCGTAGAGTTCCTACCTTACGTCTCCAGAGAGTAGTATTTCCCTCCGTATAAGAAAAAAAACCTGCCCCCTCAAAGTTTAGAGGGGGCAGATTTGTTTATCTATTATTCAGAATGTTCAGTCAGGATGAATACACTATCTCGGAATGATACCCCCAGTTTGGTTTGGAATACCGAAAGTATTGAGAACGAAGTTTACGATGCCGTAGACGCTGAACATGATGAACATGCCGACTATACCATAAACGATACTCTTCTTGCCCTCTTCCCTTTTAGTATCATCGTCAGATGAAGCGATGAATTTGGCCACTCCGAAGAAGAATACGGCGGTCGCCACCACAAACCCGAGTATAATAACAGGGTTCAGGATAAACTCATTTATCTTGGCGAGGAACTGGCCGACTGTCATCTAACTTTATCTAGGGATAAGTGGACCGACCTGAGGACCAGCATCTTGAGTTATACCTATAGCTCTACCGAGAAATCCGACAAGGCCCCAAACTGCTGCCATAACGAAGAGAGCGACAATTCCCCATATCATTTTATTTCTTCCTTCTTCTAATTTAGCAGCGTCACCTGAAGCTAAGATGTATTGTGCAAGACCCCAGAAGAAATAGAGCAAAGCAAGAGCGAAGACTATTGGGATGAGTAAGTTTATAATCCTACCGATCGGAGTGACTATGTTAGTTTCTATATTTTGAAGCTGAGCGCTTGCCATAATTGGCAAGAGAAACGATACTCCTACGATTAAAGCTTTTTTCATAATTTTCATTTAATTTTACTGAAACCTAATAATTTATAATGACCAAATTTACGCTCTCAATTTTAGCACATATTAACTCTTTTGTAACTTAATATGTGAATAGTTGAGAGAATTGTAACTAAAGATTAATCTATTGACCACCACTGCCAAATCCAGGTACAGGTATTGCGCTATTATCTGTTATCTTAAATTCCGTTTGTATAAACCTCACCAATCCCCAAACCGATGCCATCACAAATAAAGCTACTACTCCCCACACCATCTTATTCCTTCCCTCTTCCAATTTACTAGCATCACCTGATGCTAGAATATACTGGGCAAGACCCCAGAAGAAGAAAAGGAGGGCTAACGCAAAAACTATAGGAATAAGGAGGTTCACGAGAGTCGAACCTTGTCGTACGATACCAGTGGTCTGAGTAAGTTGAGCACTTGCAAAAAGAGGTAATAAAAGAGAGAGGCTAATAAATATTTTTTTCATAATTTTGTAAGTACTTATAATAATTACCTTACTTGGGGCCTTACCATACTTGTCGGCGATAGATCTATCTCGCTTCTTATAAATTTAATTATACCCCACACTGAAGTAACGACAAACAAAGCTACTACTCCCCACACCATTACTCTCTTACCCTCTTCAACCGCTTTTTCGCTACCAGAATTTTGGATATATTTGGCCATACCCCAGAAAAAATATAGTAGGCACAAGGCAAAAGCGAGAGGAATGAGAAGATTAGTGATGATTCCGTATGAAGCTTGGATCAATTCTTTTAAGTCCATTTAATTAAAATTACTGGCGTTCAGGTAACTGAGGAATGATGACTCCGCCTCCAAATTCAAATTCAGTTCGCAAGAAAGAAATTATGCCCCAGATAGTAAAGATGACGAAAAGACCGACCACTCCCCAAATCAAAATGCCTTTCTTCTTCTGCATATCGGTATCGCTTCCGGTAGAACGGATAAAACCTGCGACACCCCAAACAAATAACAGAAATGCGATCGCCACGATAAGAGGGATGGCGGCTCCGCCTAAATCTATAAATTTATTTACTAGTTGAGTGAAATTTGTCATATACTAGAACTGCGTTAACTTGCGTTAACCCCCAAGTTGGGTCACGGTACCTCTGATAACGGTAGCCAAGACCCGAGCTCCGAGAAGTACCGCCGCTCCTATCACCGCATAAAGAATGGCTTGATGAGCAGTTTTTATTTTATCAGGCTTACCTTGAGCGGTGACGTAAAGGAAACCTGAGTAGATGATCATGACAACGACCACCGTAGCCCCTATAGGTACCACAACATCTTTTATGATGAGTTCTATCAGGGCTGGGATATCATTGGTATTGTTTTTTAGAGGGTTTGGTATCTGTATCCTATAATTCACCTGCTGAGGTGGGTTGCCTGTACCACCCACTCCACCAGGATTGCCTGTGCCGCCAGCACCAGATTGAGCAGAAACAAATAATACAGGAAATAAAAATACTGTCGGCAAGAAGGAGTATATTAGAAATTTTTTAAAAGATGAAGAGTTCATGCCCTGATTATACATCATAGTTACTTGCTACAACTACCTGTTGTTTAGTTCTATAAATTGGTCGCCATATCCATCCTCTAGGAATACATTGACGATGGTCCTCACTATGAGCCACGCAGAGAGAATGATAATAAAGCCGAGCAAAACTTTGCCCAACATTTTTTTTGCTTCCGACTTTTTATCCACTACAGCCGTAGTCATCAGGATGAAGCCGGCCCAGGAGAAGGTAATGACGGAAATTGGAAAGGAAATAATAACAAGCCAATTGAGTAAATTTTGAACTAAATAGAGCAGGTCGTCGAAATTACACTCCTCATCTTTCCCAGAAACTATGCCGTCACCATCATTATCAAAACCGCACGGTATGAATCGGCCCGTATCCCCTTCTTCCCCTTGAGCCAGAACACCAAGAGGAATACAAAAAGTACCAACGAGCATAATCAGTAATATAATTTTTGTAAAATTTCTAATTTTTCGCATGATTTTCGTATCAGATTATTTGAAGAGCTCTGTTATTTCCCTACTAGCCTTCACTACTGCCGCCGAAGTGCGCTCGCGACCGCTTGTAATACTCTCTATCATGTTAGCAAATATTTTTGCTGTAGCAGTAGGCTCAGGATCAAGCCAAGCCTTGGACCGGAGTGCACTTTCGTAGAAAACTGCCTGGTATGCGTCAAGAGCTTTAGTTCCGAGTAAGTCGCGCCGAGCAGGGGGGACACCGAGAGCTTCGCTTATAGCCAGTGCTCCTTCACGACTTGAAAGGATAGAAGCGACGCCAAAGGCGGCATTTGCATTCTTAGAGCCACGGGAAATAGCAAAACCATAAAACTTGCCGTAGGAAACGTTGTTACCAGAATCTTTAGAGGTGGGCACTGAAGAAACATCGAAATTTAAATTAGGATTTTTCAGCTGGATCAGAGCTATCTCACTTGCAAAACCGAAATAGAGAGCCATATCCCCAGAAAGAAAATAAGTTTGGGAAAGAGGCATCGATCTATTCCAAGAATAATAAGGTTTAACCGGATTTGAAAATTCAGTGTAGAAATTGACAGCGGCTTCTCCAGGGATGACTGGTTTTTCAAATGAATCTGCCATAACAGAACGAGTATCATCACCAAATCTCTGGACGATAGGTGTACCAGCCTGCATCATCAAATTCGAAATGATAGCTTTGGCGTTTGATACATTATTATACTCACCAAAAGAAACTAAGGACTTTTGAATATTCAGTGCTCCATCTTTTTTGGATATAAGCCCAGCGAGAGAATAGAATTCATCCCAATATTTAGGAGGGCTAGTCAGCTTAGCATCGGTGAAAACTTTTCTACTCCAATACATAACAAGTGGATCGACAATCACGGGAAGAGCTACTATCCCCGTCGGGTCAAGATAAATTTCGGATCCTTCTATAAAAGAGTCCTTGAACATCCTCTCAGAGAAAGCGTCGTATGGAATTAGAGTAATCTTATTTTTCTGCTTCACTATTTTATCGTGAGGCAGAAGAAATAGATCAGGGCCATTTCCTGAAGCAAGAGCCTCCACGTACTCATCGTCAAAAAGAGCTTCTTCTTTATAAGAATAACTTATTTTATATGCTTCGTTATTATAGAGAGAAGTTTTTGAAATAATACTTTGAAAAACTTCTGGATTCACATTGCCCCAGATACTCACTTCTGCCTGCTCTACTCCACCACCTTGATATTTAGAAAATATTATGACGCTTACTATAATAAGGATACCAAAAACTCCTAGAATAATAACCTGAAACTTAGACATATTTCCCA
This region of Candidatus Paceibacterota bacterium genomic DNA includes:
- a CDS encoding extracellular solute-binding protein is translated as MSKFQVIILGVFGILIIVSVIIFSKYQGGGVEQAEVSIWGNVNPEVFQSIISKTSLYNNEAYKISYSYKEEALFDDEYVEALASGNGPDLFLLPHDKIVKQKNKITLIPYDAFSERMFKDSFIEGSEIYLDPTGIVALPVIVDPLVMYWSRKVFTDAKLTSPPKYWDEFYSLAGLISKKDGALNIQKSLVSFGEYNNVSNAKAIISNLMMQAGTPIVQRFGDDTRSVMADSFEKPVIPGEAAVNFYTEFSNPVKPYYSWNRSMPLSQTYFLSGDMALYFGFASEIALIQLKNPNLNFDVSSVPTSKDSGNNVSYGKFYGFAISRGSKNANAAFGVASILSSREGALAISEALGVPPARRDLLGTKALDAYQAVFYESALRSKAWLDPEPTATAKIFANMIESITSGRERTSAAVVKASREITELFK
- a CDS encoding pilin, translating into MRKIRNFTKIILLIMLVGTFCIPLGVLAQGEEGDTGRFIPCGFDNDGDGIVSGKDEECNFDDLLYLVQNLLNWLVIISFPISVITFSWAGFILMTTAVVDKKSEAKKMLGKVLLGFIIILSAWLIVRTIVNVFLEDGYGDQFIELNNR
- a CDS encoding pilin, with the protein product MDLKELIQASYGIITNLLIPLAFALCLLYFFWGMAKYIQNSGSEKAVEEGKRVMVWGVVALFVVTSVWGIIKFIRSEIDLSPTSMVRPQVR